The following coding sequences lie in one Acropora palmata chromosome 3, jaAcrPala1.3, whole genome shotgun sequence genomic window:
- the LOC141876476 gene encoding uncharacterized protein LOC141876476 produces MLCLRLELTRAHQRVHQASFSLVIAIIFSVPALTEGQTCYADHVLTKTYGNISFQGQSYYSGESESWKIVAPAGHSAAINLTSYFMATCQPRPEKCECHSLTVKDGECSNSSVIGKYCGKLEKPIILSSAGRYLRLEYQSEKLAYEDDFTAIYAAVQKCPTSGGYPDKCPSSRMSYSQCCYANGEGSCCFYDGNRCHSNTTINATRDYCPRPQDDQSMKICCVTDGEASCCISGGNRCRGDVRFRDYCPGSDEDSQKNTCCFFRGKETCCLSGGNFCYDSGAGTRSYCPSPEHSREETLCCLQKGKPSCCKPQPPPPACAAFLKGHGLNNAECITVWVFGAVVGLVCVILGIMACRKWLCYYCLASPLWDCLEVFLVQLKRFFRFLVRKFKSMLFYASLLVTTIVYTFACCICFVVIQEWPWVRAYRDVSAKFHRGEIPACFPRGNAYENVD; encoded by the exons ATGTTATGCTTGAGACTTGAATTAACAAGAGCTCATCAACGGGTTCATCAAGCTAGTTTCTCTCTGGTCATCG CGATAATTTTCTCTGTCCCCGCCCTTACGGAAGGACAAACTTGTTATGCCGACCATGTGCTGACAAAGACTTACGGGAATATATCATTTCAGGG ccaatcatattaTAGCGGAGAAAGCGAATCCTGGAAGATCGTTGCGCCCGCAGGTCACTCAGCAGCAATTAACTTGACCTCGTACTTTATGGCGACGTGCCAGCCCCGACCGGAGAAATGCGAGTGCCATTCCCTAACTGTCAAAGATGGCGAGTGCAGCAACTCATCTGTAATTGGAAAATACTGTGGGAAGTTGGAGAAACCAATAATCTTATCATCAGCAGGCCGGTATCTGAGACTTGAATATCAAAGTGAAAAGTTAGCTTACGAAGATGACTTCACTGCTATTTACGCGGCAG TTCAGAAATGCCCTACCAGCGGTGGTTACCCTGACAAATGTCCATCCTCGAGGATGTCATACTCACAGTGCTGCTATGCCAATGGGGAAGGTAGCTGCTGCTTCTACGATGGCAAccgttgccatagcaacacgACCATAAACGCGACAAGAGATTATTGTCCAAGGCCACAGGATGACCAGTCGATGAAGATATGTTGCGTGACCGACGGAGAAGCCTCGTGCTGCATATCTGGTGGGAATCGTTGTCGTGGTGACGTTAGATTCAGAGACTACTGCCCAGGCTCTGATGAGGATTCGCAAAAAAACACTTGCTGCTTCTTCCGTGGAAAAGAGACGTGTTGTTTGTCAGGAGGGAATTTTTGTTACGACTCGGGGGCAGGCACGCGGTCATACTGCCCTAGTCCTGAACACAGCCGCGAGGAAACATTATGCTGTTTACAAAAAGGAAAGCCTTCATGTTGTAAGCCCCAGCCACCTCCACC TGCATGTGCCGCGTTCCTTAAAGGTCATGGTTTGAATAATGCTGAATG tatTACCGTTTGGGTATTTGGCGCTGTTGTTGGACTAGTTTGTGTCATTCTGGGCATCATGGCATGCCGAAAATGGCTGTGTTATTATTGTCTGGCCAGCCCTTTGTGGGATTGTCTTGAGGTTTTCCTCGTACAGCTCAAAAGGTTCTTTCGGTTCCTTGTTCGAAAATTTAAGAGCATGCTGTTTTATGCCAGCCTTTTAGTAACAACGATTGTCTACACTTTCGCTTGCTGTATTTGCTTTGTTGTCATCCAAGAATGGCCATGGGTGAGAGCGTACAGGGACGTATCGGCGAAATTCCATCGAGGAGAAATACCAGCCTGTTTCCCCCGAGGAAATGCTTACGAAAACGTTGACTGA